The following coding sequences are from one Alosa alosa isolate M-15738 ecotype Scorff River chromosome 3, AALO_Geno_1.1, whole genome shotgun sequence window:
- the scrn3 gene encoding secernin-3 isoform X2, with product MAHGMHPCSCDTFVALPPSTEGQRIIFGKNSDRPCDEVQEVVYFPARDYGAGEKVECTYIEIEQALQTYAVVLSRPAWLWGAEMGANEHQVCIGNEAVWGRESADDDEALLGMDLVRLGLERADTAVKAVDVIAELLEKYGQGGNCMEDQCGFTYHNSFLISDRNEAWVLETAGKYWAAEKVEEGYRNISNQYSITTKIDKEHPGMREYAESQGWWDGKSEFNFTGVYSYVTTSRLEAAGSRYCEGKRLLEKNSGRINTETMMDILRDKESGINMEGMFLSTGSMVSVVPQDPSLPGIHYFTGTPDPERSVFKPFIFVDDIKQLKPTCSPCYGEDDPVKKKPRFQTKPDRKHPLFLKHEVVAAIIDSTRERGQKIMQNMRELEKTKMEKMETYLTAGVEDPTVVVNLFTDTVDEEMKVYSKS from the exons GATGCATCCATGCTCATGTGACACGTTCGTGGCTCTGCCTCCATCCACAGAGGGTCAACGCATCATTTTCGGGAAAAACTCAGACAGACCCTGTGATGAGGTCCAAGAGGTTGTGTACTTTCCAGCCAGGGATTATGGTGCTGGAGAAAAAGTGGAG TGCACATACATCGAGATTGAGCAAGCCCTTCAAACATATGCAGTGGTTCTGAGCAGGCCAGCATGGCTTTGGGGAGCAGAAATGGGGGCCAATGAGCACCAGGTCTGCATTGGAAATGAAGCCGTATGGGGACGGGAGAGTGCAGATGATGATGAGGCATTGCTTGGCATGGATCTTGTGAG GCTGGGTCTGGAGAGGGCAGACACCGCTGTTAAGGCTGTGGATGTCATCGCAGAGCTGCTGGAGAAATACGGCCAAGGAGGAAACTGCATGGAGGACCAGTGTggtttcacctaccacaacagctTCCTGATCTCCGATCGGAATGAAGCCTGGGTGCTGGAGACTGCTGGGAAATATTGGGCAGCAGAGAAAGTGGAGG AGGGATACAGGAATATCTCCAATCAGTATTCCATAACAACTAAAATCGACAAGGAGCATCCTGGGATGAGGGAGTATGCCGAGAGCCAGGGTTGGTGGGACGGGAAGTCCGAGTTCAACTTCACTGGAGTTTATTCCTATGTGACCACCTCCCGTCTGGAGGCCGCTGGGAGCCGCTACTGTGAAGGAAAGAGACTTCTGGAGAAAAACAGCG GACGGATCAACACTGAGACTATGATGGACATcctgagagacaaagagagtggAATCAACATGGAGGGCATGTTCTTGAGCACGGGGAGTATGGTGTCGGTGGTTCCTCAGGATCCCAGTTTGCCGGGAATCCACTACTTCACTGGCACCCCTGATCCAGAGAG GTCTGTGTTCAAGCCATTCATCTTTGTGGATGACATCAAGCAGCTTAAGCCCACCTGTTCGCCCTGCTATGGAGAGGACGACCCGGTGAAGAAGAAACCTCGCTTCCAGACCAAACCTGACCGCAAACACCCGCTGTTCCTCAAGCATGAAGTGGTGGCCGCCATCATCGACAGCACCAGG GAGAGGGGGCAGAAGATCATGCAGAACATGAGGGAGCTGGAGAAAACCAAGATGGAGAAGATGGAGACGTATCTGACAGCAGGAGTGGAGGACCCCACAGTGGTCGTCAATCTTTTTACAGACACTGTTGATGAGGAGATGAAGGTGTACAGTAAAAGTTAA
- the scrn3 gene encoding secernin-3 isoform X1 — protein MSTRMHPCSCDTFVALPPSTEGQRIIFGKNSDRPCDEVQEVVYFPARDYGAGEKVECTYIEIEQALQTYAVVLSRPAWLWGAEMGANEHQVCIGNEAVWGRESADDDEALLGMDLVRLGLERADTAVKAVDVIAELLEKYGQGGNCMEDQCGFTYHNSFLISDRNEAWVLETAGKYWAAEKVEEGYRNISNQYSITTKIDKEHPGMREYAESQGWWDGKSEFNFTGVYSYVTTSRLEAAGSRYCEGKRLLEKNSGRINTETMMDILRDKESGINMEGMFLSTGSMVSVVPQDPSLPGIHYFTGTPDPERSVFKPFIFVDDIKQLKPTCSPCYGEDDPVKKKPRFQTKPDRKHPLFLKHEVVAAIIDSTRERGQKIMQNMRELEKTKMEKMETYLTAGVEDPTVVVNLFTDTVDEEMKVYSKS, from the exons ATGTCTACAAG GATGCATCCATGCTCATGTGACACGTTCGTGGCTCTGCCTCCATCCACAGAGGGTCAACGCATCATTTTCGGGAAAAACTCAGACAGACCCTGTGATGAGGTCCAAGAGGTTGTGTACTTTCCAGCCAGGGATTATGGTGCTGGAGAAAAAGTGGAG TGCACATACATCGAGATTGAGCAAGCCCTTCAAACATATGCAGTGGTTCTGAGCAGGCCAGCATGGCTTTGGGGAGCAGAAATGGGGGCCAATGAGCACCAGGTCTGCATTGGAAATGAAGCCGTATGGGGACGGGAGAGTGCAGATGATGATGAGGCATTGCTTGGCATGGATCTTGTGAG GCTGGGTCTGGAGAGGGCAGACACCGCTGTTAAGGCTGTGGATGTCATCGCAGAGCTGCTGGAGAAATACGGCCAAGGAGGAAACTGCATGGAGGACCAGTGTggtttcacctaccacaacagctTCCTGATCTCCGATCGGAATGAAGCCTGGGTGCTGGAGACTGCTGGGAAATATTGGGCAGCAGAGAAAGTGGAGG AGGGATACAGGAATATCTCCAATCAGTATTCCATAACAACTAAAATCGACAAGGAGCATCCTGGGATGAGGGAGTATGCCGAGAGCCAGGGTTGGTGGGACGGGAAGTCCGAGTTCAACTTCACTGGAGTTTATTCCTATGTGACCACCTCCCGTCTGGAGGCCGCTGGGAGCCGCTACTGTGAAGGAAAGAGACTTCTGGAGAAAAACAGCG GACGGATCAACACTGAGACTATGATGGACATcctgagagacaaagagagtggAATCAACATGGAGGGCATGTTCTTGAGCACGGGGAGTATGGTGTCGGTGGTTCCTCAGGATCCCAGTTTGCCGGGAATCCACTACTTCACTGGCACCCCTGATCCAGAGAG GTCTGTGTTCAAGCCATTCATCTTTGTGGATGACATCAAGCAGCTTAAGCCCACCTGTTCGCCCTGCTATGGAGAGGACGACCCGGTGAAGAAGAAACCTCGCTTCCAGACCAAACCTGACCGCAAACACCCGCTGTTCCTCAAGCATGAAGTGGTGGCCGCCATCATCGACAGCACCAGG GAGAGGGGGCAGAAGATCATGCAGAACATGAGGGAGCTGGAGAAAACCAAGATGGAGAAGATGGAGACGTATCTGACAGCAGGAGTGGAGGACCCCACAGTGGTCGTCAATCTTTTTACAGACACTGTTGATGAGGAGATGAAGGTGTACAGTAAAAGTTAA